The genomic window CCTTTAACTAATTTAAGGCTAAACCTTGAATATTTTATCAGTTATAGGGTGTTGCAACAAGGgagtttttttatgatattagtaaaaaatattcctcTAACTAATTTAAGGCTAAAACTTGAACATATTATCAGTTAAAGGGTGTTCCAACAAGGGGGTAAATTATAtgatatgattaaaaaatattcctctAACTAATTTGACGATAACACTTGAATATATTATCAATATAGGGTGTTCCGATAAGAAGGTTAATTTTGTGATATGCGTAAAACATATTCCTTTAACTAATTTGTGCTAACACTTGAATATATCATATTATCAGATATAGGGTGTTCCAATAAGagggttaaaaattatttatgagtGAAAAATATTCCTCTAACTAATTTGAGGCTAGCACTTGAATGTATTATTAGATATAGGGTGTTCCAATAAGAgggttaatttttgattattgataaaaaatattcttctaaCTAATTTGAGGCTAGCACTTGAATGTATTATTAGATATAGGGTGTTCCAATAAGAGGGctaatttttgattattgataaaaaatattcctcTAACTAATTTGAGGCTGACACTTGAGTAGATATAGGGTGTTCCAATAAGAGGGTTAATTTATATGATGAGTAAAAAATATTCCTCTAATTAATTTAAGGCTAACACTTGAATATATTACCAGTTATAGGGTGTCCCAACAAAAGggctaattttatattataagtaaaaaaattcttcgttaCAATTATACTTAAATTCTTATTTTATCAAAGGGTTTATTAGTTCTCtaattacttttctttttctgtaaAACTTACTAGATTAAGGCTTGCGCTCGAGTATGCCAATTAGAGGGTGTTTCAATAAGAGGTATTGTTTTAGATGATCAAATACTAAAAATGCTCTGATACCCGGATATTCCaagatttataataaataaatactaatgtaTAGGATGCTTAAAAAGGGTTTGatatatttactaatttttatttttattttaacctaataaaaatatttcaagtgcTTCAACAAAAGGTTTCATTTTatgtaattgcaaaaaaaaatgatgttctATACTCTGGCGGGGTAAATATTCAAATAAGTTACCATTGCACAGGGTGACTCAAAAAGtagtcttattttttattttttttttaactaagctGGGTTAAGGCTGCGCtggaatataatatattaccaATCAGAGGGTGTTTCGAGaggtttcattttaaattattttaaacactTGCACTTCAGTAGTCCGGATATTTTTATTAGCAATGCATATGATttctcaaaacaatattttatgttttcaatTACAAAGtagtgaatattttaaaataaaatatcttgttGAAACACCCTCTATTAGAAATTACAGCAATAtcgaatattttatttggtcacTACGTTACGGCGATGATATTGGCACaacatttttctgagaaaattaaaattaaaaaatataagtccACGTGTAGGTGCGTGGGCAGGTGTGGGAAAGGATGAGCGCGTATGTAAAGCATGTGAAGAAATTTGTATCTTAGTAAGTTTGTGTGTGACTATGCACGTGGCCGCATACGAGTAACTGTAAGCTTATAAGTAAATTTGTAATGTATACCTGTAGGCATGTATGTGTATTAGTGTGTAATGTGAATGCGAGTGGGATGGGTGTATGTGTGAATTTGACAAGATTAGCTGCTTTTTTGTGAACATTTCTTTTTTACACTCTCTACAGCTTCTAATGGGCTAAACGGCACATAAGCATGAACATCTTAAGCCGCCGCTCACTAATGTCGCACACGTGTCGTGTTACGGCAGCTTTGCAGTTACAAATTGGCAGGGCATAATGCCCACTAAGTAACGGtatcaaaataaaaagcgaaaagGGTAGGTGGAACAACTGGCAATTGATAcccaaatttcatttaattaaacttACCGATTTTGGCACCACCGAAGGGATCCTTGAACATCGTTGTCGGCGCCGTAGGTGGGCCATGTAGGCTGGAGGCGCTCATCAAGTGCCCACTGTGTCCGCCATGGTGGCCATGTGGCAGTGAAGTTGTCTGTTTGATGGCATTCGCACGGCCACGTGTGGGCGGACCCTGTTCACGTTTGCGACGCGGCTGTTCCACGGGCAATACACGCCGACGCTTCTTTGGCAGTTTCGAACGTGCCTGGAAGgaagaagagagagagagagagggagagaacgAGAAGAGGAAATaagcagaaaattttaaattacaagcAAACATCTACACGTAAAACTAATCAATGAAAGGGTAATGTTTGcataaaaagcatttttaatgCGCTGCCAAATGCTGTGAGTGCGCACAGGAAAGTTGGGTAGTGCAAGTAATTTGAGAAAAAGTTGATATTGCCCTATATTCATCCGTTGCTTGCGAACTTATTAAAATCAAGCAAACTGGAAGTTGAAGCTAACGCGAAAATATATGAAAGTGATAAATTTGCGGCGAAAGTGGAACGCGAGACGAGATTGCTGAAGGTAAAGGTCAAAAACCTCAAATTAAtttgataaatattaaaaaaaaagttataatcgAAGGTGAGTGAAAACAGagaaaaactttgttttcaaactttgtacgcttgtcttcattattttataattgatgCCTAGAATTCTATGTGAGAATGTTCGGGGGCAAATCAGATGGCGCAAGTAGCGTTTTTTATTGGTATTTGCCCTGGTATTCACTTTTTTCAACAGCTTAGTTTACGCTTTTAGAGCCTACATTTGATTTGGAGTATATGGGCGACGAGAAGAGCTCAAATGCAGATCAATCTGAAAGTTCAATTTCATCGACTTTAGCGAGTAGTAGGACACATTCATCGCAAAAAGCCGATAAAGCACATCAAAAAGTGGGCTACATTGGGTTTGATTGGCTGTACTTCAGCCTCAGAGTTCATCCGGTGATCAAGAGCACCTTTATCATTATCACCATCATCAGCTACACAGTCTTTGGCAGACCATAACTTCCGTAGCAGCATTCCTTCATTTAAATCGACCATTTTCTTGTGCAAGTACAGCATTCAGACAACATTAACTCCAGTATACTGccctcgggttccctttttaaatttctttaaatctctcttccgacctccgaagaaatctgagtagatctcgtTGAGCCAAGGAACCAAGATGGTCGcatcttaacacatcagtactAAAGATCTCAAGCCTGATTAGAGTGAAGGCCGGGCAGGCGAACAAAAAATAGCCCGCCGTCTTATCCTCCTCTCTACATAttggcagagtgcactgtctgagatacgTGCCTTTTCCGATGCTTCGcctatagaaagtggcccgtaaTCGACCAACCAGCTACCTACAGTCCATTCTACTTAATGACAAGAGGATATGCGACAGTCGACACTTGATCAATAGTCTGCTCCTTCCAATGAGCAACGCTCATTGTACTTAGCTCAGATCACAGGTAGactatctttcctatctctattctttctatcCGGgtatagtacaatggtctactgactgagtgcttggacttatccaaccccccacaaatctaatctaatctaatctgtaCTTAGATCATTTACGACAGATTCCGGTCATCTTTTCCGCGGTCTTCCTTTGCTTCTTTTTCCCACCGGGgttctgttttttttctctattttttggcGTTATGTTAATATGTCCCAGTCATCTTACTACTTATTTACCGCAGTTTATTTTTTGACAAGTATATCGAGCTCTTCGTTATATCTTCTCATAATCTGAGTCTCCACATCCAAATTCGTCTATTACCTCATGTAGTAGTCTGCTTGTTTGACTCCACAAGATATCTTGAACTCCCTGGCTGCTTCGCCATTGATAACTTCCTTTGAATTTGTATTGACTAATGTCACGATAATcaaatttatgattttgtttGGGATTCCAAAACATCTTTCCTTCGGTGTCTGCATAAACTAACGAAGGCTTCTTACGCTCAATAAAGATGCAGCTCAGCACCACTATAGCGCCCATAAACCATACCCATTCTTTGGCAAATATAAGGAGACCCTCCAGCAAACCTGAACCCAAACCGTCCAgcttttcaaagaatttattcCCAAAATGTACTCCCCGAAGCGCGAGTCATTCACACAGGCTgaattatttgtaattatttttcctCTCTACAGATCTTACAAAATACGTCAATTGGAACTCTGAACCTTGTGACAATATACCGAATAGTGCTCCGCATCGTTAGTGTTTCCGTGAAAGGATATTTTACCTATACATTTACGGAAACAGCCACGATCAGTGCTCTCTTCTAACTTTATCGAATCTTGATAAAATAAGACGCGATACTTTGCCAGTACTCAAATAATTGTGTCTGCCGTTATtgcctgttctaccattttccacaattttttaatacaggAAACATAGAGAGGTTTGTGAAATAGTTCAAGTACCACTCTTGccctcctcaagtagcactaaagcgccgttttgataccattttaagatctccaacaggcagatatgtTGATGTTATGACGAAGACTGATAATGTTATGGACTTAGATTAACGCACCGCTCCAGGCTATCGAAGAAAAGAGCACCCAATGACCTTAACTATCGAGCTGCTacacccggacatttacagataaAGTACTCAatagtctctttctctgaaaggttcccAAATCTTATGCAAGGTGGGTTAAAAGGTAAACCTACCTCTTTCGAAATTGAATGACGTGGAGTCCTcggaactttctgagtcctccatcTATTGTACTGTgaccaaagggttttcaaaatagcacatgaggaaatgaagctccatctttattgtgctttcctgagaaataagtggGATCTTGAATGGTTGTACCTCCCGAACTCTTATCTCAAATACAGTCCTTACGCAGCGATCTGCTTCCTTGTTTCGCTAAACTCTACTATGACCTGAGATTGAGCACAGATTGGCGCTGTGCTGTCGAAAATATTGTAGATTAAGACTAAATTTTTGTGTAAGTAATGGCGTCTTAACAATGGCTGGACTTTATCCACCTTAAATTCAGCAACTTTGCTTGTGAGTTGCGTCAAACATAAGCCTcgtcgcaaatttttttttcttgagagAGAAGGTTCCGAAGCAATATTGGTTTCGGCCAGTTCAAGATTTCATAAGACTTAAAGTCTTGGGCGAGCTGGATTTTATAAGCTGATAAACTAAGGTCTTGTTTGTAAAATCAGACCTACAAATTCGGACCTACCATCTATCTCATTCCATTTCGGAACTTTGCTACCCTATAAACCCAAGATTCGTGCGACGAAACATCGTCACGAACCCTCTGGTATTGAGTGCATTGGACTCCACTGTTGGAATTTTTAAAccttacaaatacaattttaaccTTAAAAGTAATTTATTACAACTCCCCCTTTGCTTACCTGGGTGTGTGAGTAAAACATCGAAAAATTGCTAACGATAACCGGCACCGGAAGTGCTATCGTCAATACGCCGGCGAGTGCACAGAGTGCGCCCACAAACATGCCCGGATATGTTTTAGGTGCCACATCGCCGTAACCAACAGTAGTCATAGTGACAATTGCCCACCACAAGCCAAGTGGAATGCTTTTGAATTGATTCTCCGGGTTGTCCTGAAAGAGAAAGAGGATAACCAAAAATAATCTTGTATTAATCACTCCACTTCCTTTACGAGTTAAAGAATGCAATGCAAGTCTTTCAAAAGCGCTTCTCCTTACCTGCAATTTTTCCGCGTAATAAGCCAAACTGGCGAAAAATACTATGCCGAGCACCAGAAAGAAGACCAGCAATGTTAGCTCTTTAGCCGAGGCCTTAAAGGTGTGTATAAGTATACGCAACCCAGGCGAGTGCCGCGTCAGCTTGAAGAGACGCATAATGCGTACTATCGAGAATGCCTCCAACAGCCCCGTGTATTCGCCCATGCGTTGCATGACGTCCGTATAGAAGCTGAGTGTGGCGGTGAAGTCGATTATATTTACTGGTGATTTGATAAACTGCCAAATATTCGGTGAAACCTACGGGAGAATGGAGATACTTAGCAGAGCCGCAAAGAGACAAAGCTCATCTGCTCATAATAAACAGAGATCACTTACAATGAGCCTGATGAGCACTTCAATGAAGAACCACACATTGCACACCAACTCCACGTAGAAAAATGCCTCATGCGGTTGCCCATAGGATTCATGCCAGCCATGCGCATGATGATCAACGCCACCGAGCAACTTGCGTTCGATCAAATCTTTCACATTACCGCTGAGTATCGAACGTTTCAGCCGATTGCGATTCGAAGTGCCGCCCTTTAGCGAAAATGTGGCTATCGGTTGACTGCTGCTCGAATTCCCCGGTACCGTATAGTTGGTAACTTTGAAGGTGTGTGCGAGCGTGTGATTGATACCCATTACATTGGAAATGCCAATACCAGCACCGACACTGTTCCCATGCAACGGCTGCGTGACGCCGCCCACAGCGCCGCTGCGTGTACCCGGCGTCGCCGTCACTGTGGTGGCTATATGGGCGCTCGGCGGCACCTGTGGCATGTTGTGTTGATGAGGTATACTTGGTATATTCACTGGTGGTGTATGCGGTGCAGCCGACGGACTTGGTCCGTGATCGGTGTGAGTGGCGGGAAAGTCCACACGAAAACCCGGATGGGTTTTCAGGCAGAACGATATCACAGAAACGAATAtaaagaaaactgacatactagCTACGATCTGCGGTGAAGGggtgaaagcaaaaacaatgaaaagAAGTAAATTTACCAACgcacaaaaatttaactcacTTTAGCACCCGTCGAGCTGGAGGGTTCATCAAAGAGTGCCCACACTTTCGGTTTGATGCGCTGCCAACAACTGAGACGTCCATTGATGAGCGCATCCTCGAAACCGAATAGGCGTGCAATTTGTTCTTCCGAGGGTTTCTCATTTTCAATATCTAATTTATCTAAAATGGCTAAAGtattctaaaaaaacaaaaatagaagtgCGACTAAAATGATTGCATTCAGTGGGAACATCGTTGTTTTTGCTCTTACCTGCGTGTCACGGTGTATGCTGTAGGTGGACCAACAGCAAGGCTCTACTTGATTTGAATCTAGCCCCCAAAATTCAAGTTCCTCTTCGAACAGTGGTCCACACACATCCGTGGGGTAGTGTAGTTTGCCGGTTCTGTGAATAGAGAAATGTCGAAGGGAgataaaataatagaatttcattgaaagatttaattttaatttaatttaaggttGTCAATTTTTCGGGGTACTTAAGCAGGTTCGTAGAACTTGAGATGTGAGTAGCCTTCGTTCTGTAGAAAGTGgcgaaaaaagtatataaaactgAGGCGCATAACTATAGAGTAGTTAAGCAAGTAAAGCGCTTATGTGATACTCGCTTAAATGAGCctcaattcaaagaaaagttttataagtttttgcgAATTTAGCAGAGTTTTACTAAGAATTCATACTGAACTGGGATATGCATAATAATCATTAAGTGATTAGGCGGTTGAACAGGTTATTTAGGCGGTTAGGTTTATAAAacgtaaaaaagttttttttttttgaaattacaaaaaaattatttttaacaatttatttattttttaatattttttcaattatttgttaTGAATTCGGTAGcctgatatattaaatattttttttttattaaatttatttttaaaaattaatttttttaattatttgttacgaattcaaaaatctgaaatattaatataaattatttttttcatattaaaaaaaataaataaaaaaagttttaaataataaataaattattaaaagttttttttaaaaatttatttattatttaaattttttttttaattatttgttatgAATTCAATAGCctgaaatattaaattgtttttttttttttttaaactaaaaaaaatgaaaaagttgtttttattaatttatttattcttatcattctttttaattctttgtTATGATTTCAATAGCCcggaatattaaatatattactttttttgaaattaaaaaaatataaaggaaagttatttttaataatttatttattctttattatttttttttaattatttgttatgAATTCAATAaccagaaatattaaatttttctctttaattaaacaaaataaaaaatgttttttaaaataatttctttattgtttaatatttcttaattattttttatgaattcaatagccttattataataatataatattaaataataataataataataacaataatataataataaattatttttttgatattaaaaaaaaaatttataaaaaaagtttttttttattaatttatttattatttaaaattttttttttttgattatttgttaTGAATTCAATAGCTTGAaataatagataattttttttgaaataaaaaaaaaaatttaagttatttataataattcttttatcatttttttaattatttttatgaattcaataaccagaaatattaaatttttctttttaattaaaaaaaaataaaaaatgttttttacaataatttctttattgtttaatattttttaaattattttttatgaattcaatAGCCCTAAAtaataaatgatttattttgatattaaaaaaaataaataaaacaagttcgtttttattaatttatttattatttaaattttttttttaattatttgttatgAATTCAATagcttgaaatattaaataatttttttgaaataaaaaaaaattttttaagttatttataacaatttatttatcatttttttaattatttgttatgAATTCAATAaccagaaatattaaatttttctttttaattaaaaaagagcttgtctgtaaagtcggtttactgacgatagtttaacgtgacaacgtcataagaaaatactgatgtaagggttgcaattttcaaaacaaaattttaattgtatttgtttgatagatattttgtatggatatagaggaggaggtaaatggaatcgcaatggaataggtcaagttatatttacaaaaacgtgaaaaatgacgaaacatttatcaaattcatgaaagacatcatcaatttcgattgtgcgtcagacgttaataagtcaacaacactaagaggcaacatcatcgatccTTTTTCAAgtcactttacactcgaaacacctgctttcatttcctactttttctatcatcgtcctattctcaacagagaaatggttcattaccatgcacacaggaagaaggcatatgcaaatacaagtatgtgaatttatatacaaattcgcatatacatacatatacatacatatatatgctcactcaagtaggacagagccagatgtcgaacgttgccgaacgcgggggccgattgtgctttttgtcgttcgttccgcgctttgcagttcattcaaggcaacaacaatgagcaaggtaacgacgaatgagcaacgtaacggcaaatgagcaaggtaacgacgaatgagcacggtaacgacacattttttcgtgcgtgcagccggctaaatcgaattataagacgttatcacgtcaaaaaaaagtaagaaatgttttttaattattaattatttaattattttttatgaattcaaataatttgttatttagggctaataaataattattttttttataataaaaaaaataaaaaaaaggtttttattttaataatttatttattatttaaaagttttaattatttgttatgAATTCAATAGCTTGaaacattaaataatttttttgaaataaaaaaaaatttaagttatatataataggtctatttataagttcgtgcggttttacaacagatggcgtaacttgattattattccatcgatccacatttccaaacattcattggagagctactgtcgtaaggcacaaacgtcagtataagttttttatttgaagcgtaaacaaca from Anastrepha ludens isolate Willacy chromosome 5, idAnaLude1.1, whole genome shotgun sequence includes these protein-coding regions:
- the LOC128863936 gene encoding potassium voltage-gated channel protein Shaw, producing the protein MDGENRIILNVGGIRYETYKATLKKIPATRLSRLTEALANYDPVLNEYFFDRHPGVFTQILNYYRTGKLHYPTDVCGPLFEEELEFWGLDSNQVEPCCWSTYSIHRDTQNTLAILDKLDIENEKPSEEQIARLFGFEDALINGRLSCWQRIKPKVWALFDEPSSSTGAKIVASMSVFFIFVSVISFCLKTHPGFRVDFPATHTDHGPSPSAAPHTPPVNIPSIPHQHNMPQVPPSAHIATTVTATPGTRSGAVGGVTQPLHGNSVGAGIGISNVMGINHTLAHTFKVTNYTVPGNSSSSQPIATFSLKGGTSNRNRLKRSILSGNVKDLIERKLLGGVDHHAHGWHESYGQPHEAFFYVELVCNVWFFIEVLIRLIVSPNIWQFIKSPVNIIDFTATLSFYTDVMQRMGEYTGLLEAFSIVRIMRLFKLTRHSPGLRILIHTFKASAKELTLLVFFLVLGIVFFASLAYYAEKLQDNPENQFKSIPLGLWWAIVTMTTVGYGDVAPKTYPGMFVGALCALAGVLTIALPVPVIVSNFSMFYSHTQARSKLPKKRRRVLPVEQPRRKREQGPPTRGRANAIKHLHGPPTAPTTMFKDPFGGAKIGNMNGVNVIGLNMPGQQVPLTAATAGASCGAARMPSPLLNHPSGSTAATTQTSLMLTSGGPAVISCKCSCSSWLVMLDRKRVAF